A window of Macrotis lagotis isolate mMagLag1 chromosome X, bilby.v1.9.chrom.fasta, whole genome shotgun sequence contains these coding sequences:
- the FCER2 gene encoding low affinity immunoglobulin epsilon Fc receptor has protein sequence MEAKWNGSSDQVEFSRMSPRSQGFTKLPGQKTCEKNTLLLIFVLLISMVLWGTVLYLFLNQAKDLKTLQKSCVNQNDSGIVTIIRQLEMDQKYFKNNVSQCSKTLNQLQKDQTTLKSKDSQVSQQLDSLEKDKTTFKSQVINQMNDVTQAQEKLQEEMEKLWIEFQSLKGTECTNCPEDWELFQKKCYFFGKEPKTWPQAKYACISLQGRLVSIKSREEQNFLTQKANKKGSWIGLRDLDVEGKFIWMDGSSLNYTYWSPGEPNNLGQGEDCVAMRASNGRWNDAYCRGHQESWICEKLVTC, from the exons ATGGAGGCCAAGTGGAACGGGAGCTCAGATCAAGTGGAGTTCAGCAGGATGTCCCCAAGAAGCCAGG GATTCACTAAGCTGCCTGGTCAGAAGACCTGTGAGAAGAATACACTTCTCCTTATCTTTGTGCTGCTGATCTCCATGGTCCTCTGGGGAACAGTCCTATACTTGTTCCTAAATCAGG CCAAAGACTTGAAGACACTTCAGAAGTCCTGTGTGAATCAAAATG aCTCTGGGATTGTGACTATCATCAGACAACTAGAGATGGATCAGAAATACTTCAAAAACAATG TCTCCCAGTGTTCCAAGACTCTGAACCAACTCCAGAAAGACCAAACAACCCTGAAATCTAAAG aCTCTCAGGTCTCTCAACAACTGGACAGTcttgaaaaagataaaacaacCTTCAAGTCCCAGG TGATCAATCAGATGAATGATGTTACTCAGGCTCAGGAAAAACTgcaggaagagatggagaaacttTGGATTGAATTCCAAAGCTTAAAAG GCACTGAATGTACAAATTGTCCAGAAGACTGGGAACTGTTCCAGAAAAAATGCTACTTTTTTGGGAAGGAGCCCAAGACATGGCCCCAGGCCAAGTATGCCTGCATCAGTCTTCAGGGCCGCCTAGTCAGCATCAAAAGCAGAGAGGAGCAG AACTTCTTAACCCAAAAGGCCAACAAGAAGGGTTCCTGGATTGGTCTCCGAGACCTGGATGTAGAGGGCAAGTTCATATGGATGGATGGGAGTTCCCTGAACTACAC CTACTGGAGCCCAGGGGAGCCCAACAACCTGGGACAGGGGGAGGACTGTGTGGCAATGCGTGCCAGCAATGGCCGTTGGAATGATGCTTACTGCCGGGGGCATCAGGAGAGCTGGATCTGTGAGAAGCTAGTCACGTGCTGA